From one Streptomyces spiramyceticus genomic stretch:
- a CDS encoding 3-isopropylmalate dehydrogenase, which yields MSRSLNLAVVPGDGIGQEVVAQGLKVLNAVLPQDVKLQTKEYDLGAQRWHRTGETLPDAELDSLKQHDAILLGAIGDPSVPSGVLERGLLLKLRFAFDHFINLRPSKLFPNTATPLAGRPNIDFIVVREGTEGPYTGNGGSIRTGTEHEVATEVSLNTAYGVERVVRDAYERANARPRKKLTLVHKNNVLVYAGHMWKNIFDKVGKEYPEVTTDYLHVDAATIFFVTQPERFDVIVTDNLFGDILTDLAAAVTGGIGLAASGNINPTGAFPSMFEPVHGSAPDIAGQGKADPTATILSVALLLRHLGFEAEAGRIEAAVSADLAERDGSTIRTTDEIGDALAVRVAG from the coding sequence ATGTCTCGCAGCCTCAATCTCGCAGTGGTCCCTGGTGACGGCATCGGCCAGGAGGTCGTGGCCCAAGGGCTCAAGGTCCTCAACGCCGTCCTCCCGCAGGATGTGAAGCTGCAGACCAAGGAGTACGACCTCGGCGCTCAGCGCTGGCACCGCACCGGAGAGACCCTCCCGGACGCGGAGCTCGACTCCCTCAAGCAGCACGACGCCATCCTGCTCGGCGCGATCGGCGACCCGTCCGTGCCGTCCGGTGTCCTGGAGCGCGGGCTGCTGCTCAAACTGCGGTTCGCCTTCGACCACTTCATCAACCTGCGCCCGTCGAAGCTGTTCCCCAACACCGCCACGCCGCTGGCCGGCCGCCCGAACATCGACTTCATCGTCGTCCGCGAGGGCACCGAAGGCCCGTACACCGGTAACGGCGGCTCCATCCGTACCGGCACGGAGCACGAGGTCGCGACCGAGGTCAGCCTCAACACGGCGTACGGCGTCGAGCGCGTCGTCCGTGACGCGTACGAGCGGGCCAACGCCCGTCCGCGCAAGAAGCTGACGCTGGTCCACAAGAACAACGTCCTCGTCTATGCCGGCCACATGTGGAAGAACATCTTCGACAAGGTCGGCAAGGAATACCCCGAGGTCACTACCGACTACCTGCACGTCGACGCCGCGACGATCTTCTTCGTCACCCAGCCGGAGCGCTTCGACGTCATCGTCACCGACAACCTCTTCGGCGACATCCTCACCGACCTCGCCGCTGCCGTGACCGGCGGCATCGGCCTGGCGGCCTCCGGCAACATCAACCCGACGGGTGCCTTCCCGTCCATGTTCGAGCCCGTCCACGGCTCCGCGCCCGACATCGCGGGCCAGGGCAAGGCCGACCCGACGGCCACGATCCTCTCCGTCGCCCTGCTGCTGCGCCACCTCGGCTTCGAGGCCGAGGCCGGCCGTATCGAGGCGGCAGTCTCCGCCGACCTGGCGGAGCGCGACGGCAGCACGATCCGTACGACGGACGAAATCGGCGACGCGCTCGCGGTACGAGTAGCGGGCTGA
- a CDS encoding branched-chain amino acid aminotransferase, protein MTTPTIELKPSSHPLSDAEREAILAHPGFGRHFTDHMVTIRWTEGRGWHDAQLVPYAPLSIDPANMTLHYAQEIFEGLKAYRHPDGTVATFRPDMNAKRFQVSARRLAMPELPVETFVAACDALVQQDKAWVPAHGGESSLYLRPFMIANEVGLGVKPANEYLFIVIASPAGAYFPGGVKPVSIWLSEDYVRAVPGGIGFAKTGGNYAASLLAQAEAAAKGCDQVAYLDAVEHKWVEELGGMNLYFVYGDKIVTPELTGSLLAGITRDSLLKLAGDLGYTAEEGRVSIDQWKRDTENGTLTEVFACGTAAVITPVGTVKSTGGEWTQSGGQPGEVTLKLRKALLDIQTGKADDVHGWMHELG, encoded by the coding sequence ATGACGACGCCCACGATCGAGCTCAAGCCCTCCTCGCACCCCCTGTCCGACGCAGAGCGCGAGGCGATCCTGGCCCACCCCGGATTCGGCCGCCACTTCACCGACCACATGGTGACCATCCGCTGGACGGAAGGCCGTGGCTGGCACGACGCCCAGCTCGTGCCGTACGCGCCGCTGTCGATCGACCCGGCCAACATGACCCTGCACTACGCGCAGGAGATCTTCGAGGGCCTCAAGGCCTACCGGCACCCCGACGGCACGGTCGCCACGTTCCGCCCCGACATGAACGCCAAGCGCTTCCAGGTGTCCGCGCGCCGGCTGGCCATGCCGGAGCTGCCGGTCGAGACGTTCGTCGCGGCCTGTGACGCGCTGGTCCAGCAGGACAAGGCATGGGTTCCCGCGCACGGCGGCGAATCCTCCCTCTACCTGCGGCCCTTCATGATCGCGAACGAGGTCGGTCTCGGGGTGAAGCCCGCCAACGAGTACCTCTTCATCGTCATCGCCTCGCCCGCCGGCGCGTACTTCCCCGGTGGCGTCAAGCCCGTCTCCATCTGGCTGTCCGAGGACTACGTCCGCGCCGTCCCCGGCGGCATCGGCTTCGCCAAGACCGGTGGCAACTACGCGGCGTCGCTGCTCGCCCAGGCCGAGGCGGCCGCGAAGGGGTGCGACCAGGTGGCGTACCTCGACGCGGTCGAGCACAAGTGGGTCGAGGAGCTCGGCGGCATGAACCTGTACTTCGTGTACGGGGATAAAATCGTCACCCCGGAGCTGACCGGCTCGCTGCTCGCCGGCATCACCCGCGACTCGCTGCTCAAGCTGGCCGGTGACCTCGGGTACACCGCGGAGGAGGGCCGCGTCTCGATCGACCAGTGGAAGCGGGACACGGAAAACGGCACGCTGACCGAGGTCTTCGCCTGCGGCACCGCAGCGGTCATCACCCCCGTCGGCACCGTCAAGTCGACGGGCGGGGAGTGGACGCAGTCCGGCGGTCAGCCGGGTGAGGTCACGCTGAAGCTGCGCAAGGCGCTGCTCGACATCCAGACTGGCAAGGCGGACGACGTCCACGGGTGGATGCACGAACTGGGCTGA